ATCACTTCAATGGCAAAGataaaaattcatatcattaggaagagagggagacaatcagataaaattaaaatttttcagaaACCATAATTCCGTGGACACTTGGCATATAGATTAGATTCAGTTGGTAGATAAATTGTGTTTAATATAGACACAAAATTTCTTCTGGACAGATATTTGATGTGACATTGTATATTGATCTACTGGGTTACCTCAGTATGTCTGATGCTAAATGGTATAGCAGGAAGGCATGGTAGAATTTATTGGACTGTTGAAGGTCAAAGTTATAAAAGGTACAGATTTAGCTATCAGAGATATGATGTCAAGTGATCCTTACGTAATCTTGACTCTTGGGCAACAGGTTAGTCACcttactttttcattttttttcattgggGAAACTGCAAATTCTCTTTGGgtttgttgattatttttttaacatatacaTTATATTTGAGGGGTAGGACTTGGCCCTAGGTAGAGCAGAGTAGCCTAAATGGACCTGTATAGCTAATTCAACTGGTTGGACAGCCGGTCAGATTCCTGCTAAAATGGCGGACCATGTATTCttgattttgatgaatccaTTATCACTTAAATAGCTTTAGGATAATCTTACTTAGTTCACaggatgataatttttttttttttttttttacctatgaTATTAGACTGTTCAGACGACTATAATCAAGAGCAACTTGAATCCAGTCTGGAATGAGGAACTCATGCTGTCAGTTCCTCAGAGTTATGGAGCCTTGAAGTTGGTAAGCCTggctgtttctttttcttctggatGTTTTTAAGTGACTTTTTCTTTATGCTTCTGTCTTTTTCTGATTGATTATTGATTGCATTTGGTGTGATACATGCTACCTTTATGTTGTATTTGTAAACCCGGAATCATTCTATAGGAATAAGTACACATATGGGACCTCGTTTCCAgatgtgttttcttttgttttgcccCTTGAAGGATGTTTGATTACCACTACTGGAGTGGACTTCAGTCCTCAAGTCCATTACCTATTTGAATTCTCCATGCATGAAAGCCTCCCTTTTTTGTTTGGCAAACTTGAATCTAATATCTGCAACCATCCATTTACTACCTGAGCTAGGCCTAGGGGACTACATACCACCTGTCTCACTCATATTACATGATTATTATCACAAAATGAGTTTAgtattgaacatttttttttttgggttatgttTGTAATTAAGGATCTGCCACCTTATACTAACCCTAGTGGTGCAGGGAATTAACCCCGCGTGTATTACAATGTTACCCGTAAAGACACAGTTCTATCTCTGTGCTGATAATGTAGGCTTGTTATTTGTTAAAAAGGGCTAGTTTTGTTAcctatacaaatatataaagcAAGCATTTTCAGTTGGTTCCTCGACCAAACTTTTTGCTTCTCACCTAGAAAGTTTggctctttcttttctcttgtaaATTTTCCCTACTCTGTTTCCTCCCCTCATTTCTTCCTTAACTAGttatatcttaattattttatttaaaaataatagagcCAGGAAGAGCTCTATCTACTATGCACTTGCTTTTTGTTGAGGCCTAGAActatttttatgcaaataattTGACATGAAATGAACTAGGTTATGGCAGTTTAGCTGACATGCCTTTACCCTGTTGCAGCGTGTGTTTGATCATGACACATTTTCATCTGATGACATTATGGGAGAAGCTGAGATTGATCTCCAGCCCCTGATAACATCTGCAATAGCATTTGGAGATGCAGGGATGTTTGGGAATATGCAGATTGGTAAATGGCTGAAATCACATGACAATGCCCTGGTAAATGATAGCACCGTTAACATTGTTGATGGTAAGGTGAAACAGGAGGTATCCCTCAAACTACAGAATGTGGAATCTGGAGAACTAGAGCTAGAACTAGAGTGGATGCCACTTGACCAATAggtacatatttatttatttatttatttatttttcttcccatTGCTTCTAATAAAATCCTGTAATTCTTATGTACTCGTTCAAAACAATTCAGTACACGTCTTCTTTCAAATGTATATGttaatttttggtttcttttgtcATCACTATCAAAATTGAGTGAATTATGTTGGCCTTGTCCCACATCGGTTGGTTATGGAAGGAGCTGGTAGTCAGTTTATAAGTGTGAGGGAAAGTTTCAACTCTTAAGCTAGCTTTTGAGGTTGAGAGAGGCCCAAGACCACCCAACACTGATATCAGAGCCTAGGTTCATCAACAGTCAAGCCCAATAGTCCTGCAGGAGAAACGGGTTTTTGCTGCCTCCAACCTAGGCCCAATGTGTGAGGATGAGATTGTTGGGTTGTCCCACATTGGTTGTAGAATGGGCTGGTGGTCAGTTTATAAGTGTGAGGGAAAACCTCACCTCTTGAGTTAGTTTTTGAGGTTGAGAAATGCCCAACACCACCCAACAAATTACAGAAATCAATACCAACTTGTTATACACTGCTTTAGATTTTGACCAGTGTTACACACACTGCTGTAGATTTCATTAAGAGTGAATGTTAAGTTCATGCCGGATGGTACATTCACAACcgggcccccccccccctcttgcttttttgtttggatggGGGAGTAACTCAAATTCCCCCATCCAAattctctgtatttttttttttttttttaatcctttggttcttttcttttcttttctttttgactcGTTTGATATAACTTTGTTCGACACAGATGTACAACAATTTGGAAAAGAACCTCTGAAAGCTGTCTAAAACACATTCACAAATGCTAAAAATCTTGTAATAAAATTCAAGTGATGCTGGGAGATTGATTCGGTTTTCTAGGATATATTGGGcccaaaaaatctaaataatggAAGAATGGAGGGTGTAGTACTTGTTATCATGAGCTCTCCATATCTCCACTAATGAAATGGAAACGTCTTTATGATAATGATAGCTACAACTGCATACGTAAACCATGTGTTATCTGCTTGTCCAGAAAGGTACAAGATTTACCTTACATGGCTCCTGCTTGCATTGTTGCCAGCTGTTTCAGAGCTTTCGGCTCTTACATCTTGCATTCTAAAGTTGTGAAAATGACCCTCAAGTGAAAACCAACAGAGATATGTCTCTTATGAATAATTCTACAATGTCGCTCTATCATTTTGaccgtttatatatttaatttaatttttatatatttttttcttttacttactaattaagtaagtgactattagtatattgcaatttttttatatttttaaaaaataatgttaagtTGATCCTAATCATTCAAATAAACTAAAAGTGGTgaaatttagtaattttttagaagggtagatttctaattacatCTCGAAGATTACAATGTCTTTAATCGGATTAAACTTCGTATCCACGTAAAACATCGACTTTTTACTGGTAGAGCGAGCATGGCTCCTTAAAAATTGTTTGTACCaaaaatttgaatcttagatctggagggagcataccactaGGATATAGTTCTTGCCACCCAAGCCAAGCCCTGATCCCCACTTTTAAACATTAATTCATATATTATGCATATAcagttttattatatatccaAGTCAAGCAATTGAGCTGGATCAAACCACAGCAACCGACAATGTGTACTGTTATCTGCATGAAAATTTCTTGGTGGGAAGGAGATACCGAGCCTAACCGAAAATTAAGGGTGTTAGATTggaacatgatatgatatgatgttttgcTGAATTACAAAAAGTATTACCCATTATGGACGGACCATTAATTTAGTATTATCATTATCTTCTGTCATCTTTTGACTATTTGGCAAAAGATTCTCAAATCCTACTGTCTATCCACATGTTCAAATAAATACCCCATCCTTGTTGCTACCTGTCTAGCTATTAGGTAATTAAGCGTATTGTACGTTTTGATATTGAGTAGATCtcagattatttataaataataataaataatttacgaataataataagattactTCACTTATTAAATacagtttaaattttattatttataattatattaataaataaatatgataaaaatacaaTGTGTGATGATATAATAGTTAAAATCTTGTGGATTGTAATattaggagaaaaaaataaaaattaataagtaaaagagggaaaataaagaagaggctaataaaaatatattcttgtaTGGTAGACAACGTGGAACGTACAACAAAACCTAACATGcaatgcaaaagaaaaagaaagcaataGTCTTTTTTGTGatcaaaaaacaattaaaataaaaggtcATGCACGAACCACTATTTGCAGCTTGTTTTCATCATCATTACATGATAATGCAGGCGACAACGGTTGTGGGACCGCCGGTGATCTTTGTCGTCGGAACTTAAAGATATAAAGTAGAGCGGAGGCCACAAACAAGGCGACACCTGTTACCCCACAGGCTACGCTCGCCACCAGCAACACCTGCCTCACGTGATCACCTCCATGACTACCGCGGCCAGACCACCAGGACGTGTCGTTGTCGGTTGAGTTGGAATCCATGGCGTTCGGCATCGCCACGTTGGAAGAGGTAGACGTGGGCGAAGATCCGCCAAAGAACG
This genomic interval from Juglans regia cultivar Chandler chromosome 3, Walnut 2.0, whole genome shotgun sequence contains the following:
- the LOC108988811 gene encoding ADP-ribosylation factor GTPase-activating protein AGD12-like isoform X1 translates to MNRPLELGRPISGKRRLKDLLLQKDNRHCADCGAQDPKWASANIGVFICLKCCGVHRSLGTHISKVLSVTLDDWSDDEIDSMFEVGGNSSANAIYEAFIPEGYAKPGPDASHAERAAFIRAKYELQTFLKPSLRIVSLPSRTTSLQSTFSTKIMDSLRSNSSQKSQEGMVEFIGLLKVKVIKGTDLAIRDMMSSDPYVILTLGQQTVQTTIIKSNLNPVWNEELMLSVPQSYGALKLRVFDHDTFSSDDIMGEAEIDLQPLITSAIAFGDAGMFGNMQIGKWLKSHDNALVNDSTVNIVDGKVKQEVSLKLQNVESGELELELEWMPLDQ
- the LOC108988811 gene encoding ADP-ribosylation factor GTPase-activating protein AGD12-like isoform X2; translation: MNRPLELGRPISGKRRLKDLLLQKDNRHCADCGAQDPKWASANIGVFICLKCCGVHRSLGTHISKVLSVTLDDWSDDEIDSMFEVGGNSSANAIYEAFIPEGYAKPGPDASHAERAAFIRAKYELQTFLKPSLRIVSLPSRTTSLQSTFSTKIMDSLRSNSSQKSEGMVEFIGLLKVKVIKGTDLAIRDMMSSDPYVILTLGQQTVQTTIIKSNLNPVWNEELMLSVPQSYGALKLRVFDHDTFSSDDIMGEAEIDLQPLITSAIAFGDAGMFGNMQIGKWLKSHDNALVNDSTVNIVDGKVKQEVSLKLQNVESGELELELEWMPLDQ
- the LOC109013441 gene encoding uncharacterized protein LOC109013441, with the protein product MVSFRGIATAIAIYATLISIALTGESQSHELRPSYHGLDYQSSAAGEKSAQEMRSFFGGSSPTSTSSNVAMPNAMDSNSTDNDTSWWSGRGSHGGDHVRQVLLVASVACGVTGVALFVASALLYIFKFRRQRSPAVPQPLSPALSCNDDENKLQIVVRA